A genomic region of Alicyclobacillus sp. SO9 contains the following coding sequences:
- a CDS encoding DUF3147 family protein, translating into MGLILVKFIVGGLVITAVTALANRLGGRVGGVLSGFPAIFTTVYVLEAWGHPAGTADALLITIVSASIGAIVANGTMILAAPRALIRMRFGLAVILMLSIWAFASGLSTMILPG; encoded by the coding sequence GTGGGACTCATATTAGTGAAATTTATTGTTGGCGGTCTTGTGATTACGGCAGTAACGGCTTTGGCAAATCGTCTCGGAGGGCGCGTCGGCGGTGTCTTATCAGGGTTTCCTGCCATCTTTACAACGGTGTACGTGTTGGAGGCCTGGGGCCATCCTGCAGGAACGGCAGATGCTTTGTTAATCACAATTGTGAGTGCGAGTATTGGTGCAATAGTTGCCAATGGAACAATGATTCTAGCAGCGCCGCGAGCACTCATTCGGATGCGGTTTGGCCTTGCAGTGATTCTGATGCTGAGTATTTGGGCGTTTGCGTCGGGTCTTTCCACCATGATTTTGCCGGGATGA
- a CDS encoding LysR family transcriptional regulator — protein sequence MDIRELEYFLAVADHGSVTRAAQVLHVSQPAVSQVIRGLEGETGQPLFHRTPTGVVLTQTGLLLKQHALKIMHVFEDTQEALNMDRHRMRQLRLGVLPTLAHDYVPAILRSFLQAENMDPEHMEATEEISVMQGSTQELLHSVKSGDLNLAIVDLPVSEPSLSVARLWREPLVVIKAVDTPLLKSPLPFQSLANEVFITMETGYGLRDALFRNALDNGFQPKILFELKSIMAVVGFVQAGFGISLVSARTVSLETELDRLQAVETVPPLSRDIGIVWRNDRRLPPFARRFQEYFLEQAKLLAKTEGDIELH from the coding sequence GTGGACATTAGAGAATTGGAATACTTTCTTGCCGTCGCCGATCACGGAAGCGTTACACGGGCTGCGCAAGTCCTTCACGTCAGCCAGCCAGCCGTCAGTCAAGTTATTCGGGGGTTGGAAGGGGAAACGGGACAACCGTTATTCCACAGGACACCCACTGGCGTTGTATTGACACAAACTGGGCTCTTGCTCAAGCAGCATGCCCTGAAAATCATGCATGTCTTTGAGGATACACAAGAAGCGTTAAACATGGACCGCCACAGAATGCGCCAATTACGTCTTGGTGTGCTGCCTACTCTTGCACACGACTATGTGCCGGCCATCTTGAGGTCATTTTTGCAAGCGGAAAACATGGATCCTGAGCACATGGAAGCTACGGAGGAAATCAGTGTCATGCAAGGCAGTACACAAGAGTTGCTGCACAGTGTCAAGAGCGGAGACCTGAACCTGGCCATCGTTGATTTGCCAGTCAGCGAACCGTCCTTGTCTGTCGCTCGCTTATGGCGAGAGCCGTTGGTTGTCATTAAAGCTGTAGACACACCCTTGTTAAAGAGTCCGCTGCCCTTTCAGAGTTTGGCAAATGAAGTATTTATCACAATGGAGACTGGCTACGGATTGCGGGACGCATTGTTCCGCAATGCTCTCGACAACGGTTTCCAGCCGAAAATACTGTTTGAACTAAAAAGTATCATGGCAGTAGTCGGATTTGTCCAAGCCGGATTCGGGATTTCGTTGGTTTCAGCGAGGACAGTCTCTCTTGAGACTGAATTAGACCGTCTGCAGGCTGTTGAGACCGTTCCGCCCCTGAGCCGCGACATCGGTATTGTCTGGCGAAATGACAGACGTTTACCGCCGTTTGCACGACGATTTCAAGAATACTTTCTGGAGCAGGCGAAACTGCTTGCCAAGACAGAGGGAGATATCGAATTGCATTAG
- a CDS encoding SCP2 sterol-binding domain-containing protein: MGLFQSEQDVYDVLGAFFRDAAKDEAMGPAIQTSGLVIQFEYSDPNSVLTIDTTKAEAGTYFAVMEGPVDVKPDVHMTMKADVANQFWLGKLNLLAALSRRQMVAKGPIPKILKLLPAIQPAYAKYQAYVEDIGRPELLKK; encoded by the coding sequence GTGGGATTGTTTCAGAGTGAGCAGGATGTTTATGATGTGCTAGGTGCATTTTTTCGCGATGCAGCGAAGGACGAAGCAATGGGGCCGGCCATTCAAACGTCTGGACTTGTGATTCAATTTGAGTACTCTGATCCGAATTCAGTCTTAACCATTGATACGACAAAAGCTGAAGCAGGGACCTATTTCGCTGTGATGGAAGGGCCGGTCGACGTCAAGCCGGATGTTCATATGACTATGAAAGCAGATGTGGCGAACCAGTTCTGGCTCGGCAAACTCAATCTCTTGGCAGCCTTGTCACGGCGGCAAATGGTTGCGAAAGGGCCGATACCAAAGATATTGAAACTCTTGCCGGCCATTCAGCCTGCATATGCCAAATACCAGGCGTACGTTGAGGACATCGGCAGGCCTGAGTTGTTGAAGAAATAG
- a CDS encoding iron-containing alcohol dehydrogenase, whose translation MLEFFQYTSPTQIIGGSPGFLKDASPELEAFAGLRAGVVTDTVIARLGFFQSVIESLEDAGIVIADIFRDVPQDSELSVVQRVADEFQQADVNLLVAVGGGSVIDTAKATNILLTHTGQLHEYQGAQTLTEPVLPLVAVPTTVGTGSEVTMVSVISDKADARKLTFVDKALAPTLAILDPAATFTLPVRMVAATAMDAFTHAIEAYVDIEHSPFSDAMAVAAGSAIHQHLKTALQNEQFEDARAELQIASTMAGIAFNHSMVGIVHALAHSLGGVCHVPHGEANSLMLVEGLICNAEVVPDRIAEFGIRTGLIQRSDASVEELAGATIERVAGMRELAGHLAELPLSLESAGVKESDLDLLVQRAQEDGAMVYNPKFVEPDEILQMYQKVMKR comes from the coding sequence ATGCTGGAATTCTTTCAGTACACCTCGCCAACCCAGATTATTGGAGGAAGTCCAGGCTTTCTGAAGGATGCAAGTCCGGAATTAGAGGCGTTCGCAGGTCTGCGTGCAGGAGTAGTAACAGATACTGTGATTGCGAGACTTGGATTTTTTCAAAGTGTAATAGAAAGTCTGGAGGATGCAGGGATTGTCATTGCTGACATATTCCGCGACGTACCTCAGGACAGTGAACTGAGTGTCGTACAACGAGTTGCTGATGAATTTCAACAGGCCGACGTGAATCTGCTTGTGGCTGTTGGCGGAGGAAGTGTTATCGATACAGCCAAGGCAACCAATATTCTTCTTACGCACACAGGGCAGTTGCATGAGTATCAAGGCGCACAGACTCTGACAGAGCCAGTGCTGCCGCTAGTGGCGGTGCCGACTACTGTGGGAACGGGATCGGAAGTGACAATGGTGTCTGTCATTTCCGATAAAGCGGACGCGCGTAAACTGACCTTCGTCGACAAGGCGTTAGCACCGACCTTGGCGATTCTTGACCCGGCGGCAACTTTTACCTTGCCCGTACGGATGGTCGCTGCGACGGCAATGGATGCATTTACGCACGCGATTGAAGCCTATGTGGACATCGAACACTCCCCTTTTAGCGACGCGATGGCAGTGGCAGCAGGTTCTGCCATTCACCAACATCTGAAGACGGCGCTCCAGAACGAGCAATTTGAGGATGCTCGGGCCGAGTTGCAAATTGCGAGTACGATGGCCGGCATCGCTTTTAATCACAGCATGGTCGGTATTGTCCACGCGCTGGCACATTCGTTAGGCGGCGTCTGTCATGTCCCTCACGGCGAGGCGAACAGCTTAATGCTGGTGGAGGGGCTCATTTGCAACGCAGAAGTGGTACCGGACAGAATCGCTGAGTTTGGGATTCGGACGGGTCTGATTCAGCGGTCTGACGCTTCTGTAGAGGAACTGGCGGGGGCAACAATTGAACGAGTTGCAGGTATGAGGGAGCTGGCGGGTCATCTGGCAGAACTGCCGTTGTCATTAGAATCTGCAGGGGTAAAGGAATCTGACCTTGATTTACTTGTGCAAAGAGCCCAAGAAGACGGCGCGATGGTTTACAACCCCAAGTTTGTGGAACCCGACGAAATCTTGCAGATGTATCAAAAAGTAATGAAGAGGTGA
- a CDS encoding aldehyde dehydrogenase — protein sequence MSETVRSYQHFVDGKWIESDSNRRFESVCPADGEVVATVPDGTKTDVDRAVAAARQAFDKDEWSSHLNAPERARLLRAIGEEIRNNVDTLAEMETLDSGKPIIETSVIDIHLAADCFEYFAELTAELGGRQVALPQNALDFTLREPIGVMAAIVPFNFPLLLAAFKVAPMLLAGNTVVLKPSEYTPSTAFELAKIAEEVGVPAGVFNVISGFGPEVGQALAEHEDVDKISFTGSTRTGKSVMTSAAKSLTKVTLELGGKGPNIVFADADLEQALDGAVLGAFMNQGEVCIAGTRILVQDSIYDEFVEAFVRRAKRLPIGHPMDWETRVGSLVHRQQFDKVMHFIESGKSQGAKLLCGGEKVSVEGCPDGAFVAPTVFADVDNSMEIAQEEIFGPVASIIRFHDEDEAVKLANESCYGLAGAVWTENIKRGLRMARKLRLGTVWINQYNRLCVEAPFGGYKQSGMGRELGTEALDDVTQVKNVYVELEDQIITLYE from the coding sequence GTGAGCGAGACCGTACGAAGCTATCAGCACTTCGTTGACGGAAAATGGATAGAATCTGATTCCAACAGGCGTTTTGAAAGCGTTTGTCCTGCAGACGGAGAGGTTGTTGCGACTGTTCCAGACGGAACGAAAACGGACGTGGACAGAGCGGTGGCAGCAGCCCGTCAGGCCTTTGACAAAGACGAGTGGTCCAGTCACCTGAATGCACCGGAACGCGCGCGGTTGCTCCGGGCCATTGGGGAAGAAATTCGTAACAACGTAGACACTTTGGCGGAAATGGAGACACTGGACAGCGGCAAACCCATCATTGAAACCTCGGTCATAGATATTCACCTGGCAGCAGATTGCTTTGAGTACTTTGCCGAATTAACAGCAGAACTTGGGGGTCGTCAGGTCGCTCTTCCACAAAATGCGCTTGACTTTACGCTTCGGGAACCTATTGGTGTGATGGCAGCTATTGTACCGTTCAACTTTCCGTTGCTGCTGGCAGCTTTTAAGGTGGCGCCAATGCTCTTGGCTGGCAACACAGTTGTTTTAAAGCCGTCAGAATACACACCGTCGACTGCATTTGAACTAGCTAAGATTGCAGAAGAGGTGGGTGTACCCGCTGGTGTGTTCAATGTCATTAGCGGTTTTGGACCAGAAGTCGGGCAGGCGTTGGCCGAGCATGAAGATGTGGATAAAATCAGTTTTACGGGATCGACCAGGACAGGGAAGAGCGTCATGACATCGGCCGCGAAGAGCTTGACAAAGGTCACTCTCGAGTTGGGAGGAAAGGGTCCCAATATTGTGTTCGCAGACGCAGATTTGGAGCAAGCATTGGACGGTGCCGTCCTTGGGGCGTTTATGAACCAGGGAGAAGTCTGCATTGCGGGCACGCGAATTCTCGTACAGGACAGCATCTACGACGAGTTTGTGGAAGCTTTCGTGAGGCGAGCAAAACGGCTTCCTATCGGCCATCCCATGGACTGGGAGACAAGAGTTGGCAGTCTCGTGCATCGTCAGCAGTTTGATAAGGTTATGCACTTCATTGAATCTGGGAAGAGTCAAGGAGCAAAACTGCTTTGCGGCGGAGAAAAGGTTTCTGTGGAGGGGTGTCCGGACGGTGCATTCGTGGCGCCAACCGTGTTTGCGGACGTGGACAACAGCATGGAAATTGCCCAAGAGGAGATCTTTGGACCTGTGGCAAGTATTATTCGCTTCCATGACGAAGATGAAGCAGTGAAACTGGCAAACGAGTCCTGCTACGGTTTGGCTGGTGCCGTATGGACAGAGAACATAAAACGGGGCTTGCGCATGGCTAGAAAACTGCGTCTCGGTACGGTCTGGATTAATCAGTACAACCGCCTGTGTGTAGAGGCGCCTTTTGGAGGCTACAAGCAGTCTGGAATGGGCCGCGAACTTGGCACAGAAGCTCTTGATGATGTCACCCAGGTGAAAAATGTGTACGTGGAGTTGGAAGACCAAATCATTACGCTGTACGAATAA
- a CDS encoding type IIA DNA topoisomerase subunit B — protein MSIEAPTTYNESSIHVLEGLAAIRKRPGMYVGGTGVQGFHHLFKEIIDNAVDEALAGYCNRIDVIIHEDNSLSVNDNGRGIPFGMHETGKRTIEVALTVLHSGGKFGEEGSGYKVSGGLHGVGLTTVNALSKWLEVTIVRDGKQYVQKYISETIVKDGKERDIIGEPQEPTITPVQGHPSGTKIRFLPDAQIFGNIHFQKGIIEERIRMMAYLNSGLTITLTDERNHDETQVFCYEGGLAEFAVFLNEDKRPLQNPVSFSGTAQNVSVEIGLQYTEGYAETFASFVNCIPTKSGGTHVRGFKTAFTRTFNDYAKTNGLLKENQDNLEGDLIREGMTAVLSVSIENPEFVGQTKDELANREVQNIVSSIVSEQLGAYLDKNRDFAETVIERALVSKRAREAAKKASEDIRTGKNKKDKNGRRKVLVEKLTPPQSNDFDKNELFIVEGDSAGGSAKQGRDFRHQGILPLRGKSLNVEKENDLSKILKNAEIAAIVDSIGAGIGASFDLEQCRYGKIIIMSDADPDGGHIQSLLITLFYQYMRHLVEAGRLYIAMPPLYKISYNKGKGKKKQQEVQYVWTDEELDQLRAELNQTKTAFELQRYKGLGEMNPEQLWETTMCPETRTLIQVEVADPSVAERRITTLMGNKSDLRKQWLYEHVDFNSYEE, from the coding sequence ATGTCTATAGAAGCACCAACGACATACAATGAGTCTTCAATTCATGTTCTCGAAGGCCTTGCCGCGATTAGAAAGCGCCCAGGAATGTATGTGGGCGGTACAGGTGTGCAGGGATTCCACCACTTGTTCAAGGAAATCATCGACAATGCAGTGGATGAAGCCTTGGCCGGATACTGCAATCGCATCGATGTCATCATTCATGAAGACAACAGCCTGTCTGTCAACGACAACGGACGAGGCATTCCCTTTGGTATGCATGAAACAGGAAAGCGAACCATAGAGGTTGCGTTAACTGTGCTTCACAGCGGCGGCAAATTTGGGGAAGAAGGCAGCGGATATAAGGTGTCAGGAGGGCTGCACGGCGTCGGCCTGACAACGGTCAACGCTTTATCCAAGTGGCTTGAAGTCACGATTGTACGCGATGGAAAGCAATATGTTCAAAAATACATCAGCGAAACGATTGTAAAAGACGGGAAAGAACGGGACATTATTGGTGAACCTCAGGAACCAACGATTACACCTGTACAGGGGCACCCGTCAGGAACAAAAATTCGCTTCTTGCCAGACGCGCAAATCTTCGGCAACATCCACTTCCAAAAAGGCATCATTGAAGAGCGCATTCGGATGATGGCGTACTTGAATTCAGGCCTGACCATTACACTGACCGATGAGCGGAATCACGACGAGACGCAGGTCTTCTGTTACGAAGGTGGTCTTGCCGAGTTTGCAGTGTTTTTGAATGAAGACAAAAGGCCATTACAAAACCCTGTGTCTTTTTCCGGCACAGCGCAGAACGTCAGCGTTGAAATTGGCCTGCAGTACACAGAGGGCTATGCCGAGACTTTTGCGAGTTTCGTCAACTGTATTCCTACGAAAAGCGGAGGTACCCATGTTCGAGGCTTTAAAACCGCGTTTACCCGTACCTTTAACGATTACGCCAAGACCAACGGTCTCTTAAAGGAAAATCAGGATAACCTGGAAGGAGACCTCATTCGCGAAGGCATGACCGCTGTATTGTCGGTCAGTATTGAAAATCCTGAGTTTGTCGGGCAAACAAAGGACGAACTGGCGAATCGCGAGGTACAGAATATTGTCAGCAGCATTGTCTCCGAACAATTAGGAGCCTATCTCGACAAGAACCGTGACTTTGCAGAAACTGTCATTGAAAGGGCTTTGGTCTCCAAAAGAGCGCGTGAAGCTGCAAAAAAGGCGTCTGAAGACATTCGAACCGGGAAAAACAAGAAGGACAAGAACGGCAGAAGAAAGGTTCTCGTAGAGAAGTTGACGCCGCCGCAAAGCAACGACTTTGACAAAAACGAACTGTTTATCGTAGAAGGGGATTCTGCAGGCGGTTCAGCAAAACAGGGCCGTGACTTTCGCCATCAAGGCATACTGCCCCTGCGCGGTAAATCTTTGAACGTGGAAAAAGAGAACGACCTTTCCAAAATCCTGAAGAACGCCGAGATTGCCGCTATTGTCGATTCCATCGGAGCCGGCATCGGAGCATCCTTTGATTTGGAACAGTGCCGCTATGGAAAAATTATCATCATGAGCGACGCCGATCCCGACGGCGGGCACATTCAGTCCCTCCTCATCACCCTGTTTTATCAGTACATGCGGCACCTGGTTGAAGCCGGGCGCTTGTATATCGCCATGCCCCCTCTGTATAAAATTAGTTATAACAAGGGAAAAGGCAAGAAGAAGCAACAAGAAGTGCAGTATGTGTGGACGGACGAAGAGTTGGACCAGCTGCGTGCCGAACTCAACCAAACTAAGACAGCGTTTGAATTGCAGCGCTACAAAGGTCTGGGTGAGATGAACCCCGAGCAACTCTGGGAAACCACTATGTGCCCGGAAACCAGAACACTGATTCAGGTTGAGGTTGCAGACCCTAGTGTTGCCGAGCGCAGAATCACGACCTTAATGGGCAACAAATCAGATTTGCGAAAACAGTGGCTGTACGAACACGTCGACTTCAACTCTTACGAAGAATAG
- a CDS encoding DNA topoisomerase (ATP-hydrolyzing) subunit A, with protein sequence MSNTEKTILTDISELLGDRFGRYSKYTIQHRAIPDARDGLKPVQRRILYAMYLAGNTHDKGYRKSAKTVGDVMGNYHPHGDSSIYEAMVHLAQPFKTNQPLIDGHGNWGSIDKDPPAAMRYTEARLSPYALELLADIKKDTVRMVPNFDETTTEPIVLPARLPNLLINGASGIASGFATNIPPHNPKDVVEACTVYLKNKNVTNEELIEIIKAPDFPTGCEVMDTDGIRAIYTTGSGSFVMSARMEREQPKKGGPQLVFSHLPYNAVKQQIVVALQEIVLNRDIEGIVEVRDETDRKHGMTGARIVVELKRGLTEDQMDSIVAYLYKNTDLMSYYRANMTAIVNGSPEKMDLKKFVAAYIEHQREIIRNRTQFDLNKAKERFHIVEGYIKALDSLDEVIAIIRGSKDRKDAVEQLISRIELTEIQANAILDLRLYRLTNMEIDSFKKEWEDLQRIIRKLEGILSSATKLDKVIERELSEFVKNYTYERLSPIKEEVKQLNVDVSMTIPEEDVYVVLTRNGYIKRLSKRAYMGIERIEGINLKLGDSVQTTVSAKTTDTLLLFTSSGSYYSLLAYRVPEGKWKDEGSPLHTVLPVGNEDKIVAILPIEDFEAELSLCFLTAQGMAKKTSLKEYKTDRSVAVRALKLKDKDELRDVFAANEDERFITVTERGFVGLYDQPDVPLAGKNTLGVKVISLSRNDSVLQGYRVGKDTPFQVILFEQHGYYRIVPSQRLPGKKRGNKGTQAWKSLKSEDRIVTGLLAHGMLQRPLAGAYIVDGRQLEKFELDVTPTAALPVQYAPLDLHSVVTDIITMPQK encoded by the coding sequence ATGTCAAATACCGAAAAAACGATTTTGACGGACATTTCCGAGCTGCTGGGAGACCGATTTGGACGCTACTCCAAATACACCATCCAGCACCGCGCAATCCCTGATGCGCGCGATGGCCTAAAGCCTGTGCAACGCCGCATTTTGTATGCGATGTATCTCGCAGGCAACACGCATGACAAAGGCTACCGTAAATCTGCAAAGACGGTAGGAGACGTCATGGGGAACTACCACCCCCACGGCGACTCGTCGATTTATGAAGCCATGGTGCATTTGGCGCAGCCGTTCAAAACGAATCAACCGTTAATCGACGGTCACGGAAACTGGGGCTCAATCGACAAGGACCCCCCCGCCGCAATGAGGTATACAGAAGCCAGGCTCTCGCCCTACGCTTTGGAACTCCTGGCAGACATCAAAAAAGACACAGTCCGGATGGTTCCAAACTTCGATGAAACCACGACTGAGCCTATTGTGTTGCCAGCGCGGCTGCCAAACCTGCTGATTAACGGCGCATCAGGGATTGCCAGCGGCTTTGCGACAAACATTCCACCCCACAATCCGAAGGATGTTGTGGAAGCTTGCACTGTCTATCTCAAGAACAAAAATGTGACCAATGAAGAATTAATCGAGATTATTAAAGCCCCGGATTTCCCTACAGGCTGTGAAGTAATGGATACCGATGGAATTCGTGCCATTTATACAACGGGATCGGGCAGCTTTGTCATGTCGGCTCGAATGGAGCGGGAACAGCCAAAAAAAGGCGGACCTCAACTGGTTTTCTCCCACTTACCGTATAACGCCGTAAAACAGCAAATTGTCGTTGCTTTGCAGGAGATTGTGCTGAATCGAGACATTGAGGGAATTGTGGAAGTCCGGGACGAAACAGACCGCAAACACGGAATGACTGGTGCTCGTATCGTTGTCGAACTAAAGCGGGGCTTGACGGAAGATCAGATGGATTCCATCGTTGCCTACCTGTATAAAAACACCGACTTGATGTCCTACTACCGCGCGAATATGACAGCCATCGTCAACGGCAGTCCTGAGAAAATGGACCTGAAGAAATTTGTTGCGGCCTATATTGAGCATCAACGAGAGATCATCCGCAATCGTACCCAGTTCGATCTCAACAAGGCAAAGGAACGCTTCCACATTGTTGAAGGCTACATTAAGGCTCTGGACAGTCTCGATGAAGTCATTGCTATTATCCGAGGGTCCAAAGACCGAAAAGACGCAGTTGAACAACTCATAAGCCGTATCGAACTGACAGAGATCCAGGCCAATGCAATTCTCGATTTACGTTTGTATCGCCTGACCAACATGGAAATTGACAGTTTTAAAAAAGAGTGGGAAGACTTGCAAAGAATCATCCGCAAACTAGAAGGCATTCTTTCATCTGCAACAAAACTAGATAAGGTCATTGAAAGAGAACTGAGCGAATTTGTAAAAAACTATACATATGAACGCCTGTCTCCGATTAAGGAAGAAGTCAAACAACTCAATGTAGACGTCAGTATGACCATTCCTGAAGAAGATGTATATGTCGTATTAACCAGAAACGGCTACATCAAGAGACTTAGCAAAAGAGCGTACATGGGTATCGAGCGAATCGAAGGAATTAACTTGAAACTAGGAGACAGCGTCCAAACCACCGTATCCGCCAAGACAACGGACACACTGCTCCTGTTTACTTCAAGCGGCAGCTACTATTCACTACTGGCTTACAGAGTTCCGGAAGGAAAATGGAAAGACGAAGGCAGTCCGCTGCACACTGTGCTTCCAGTCGGGAATGAGGATAAGATTGTGGCGATTCTTCCCATAGAAGACTTTGAAGCAGAATTATCCTTGTGCTTTCTCACTGCGCAAGGAATGGCGAAGAAGACGAGCTTGAAAGAGTACAAAACTGACAGGTCTGTCGCTGTGCGGGCATTAAAACTAAAGGACAAGGACGAACTGAGAGACGTGTTTGCGGCCAACGAAGATGAACGGTTCATCACTGTTACAGAACGAGGATTTGTCGGTTTATACGACCAGCCAGATGTCCCGCTTGCCGGCAAAAACACGCTTGGCGTAAAAGTCATATCGCTGAGCCGAAACGATTCGGTGCTGCAAGGATACAGAGTAGGAAAAGATACCCCGTTCCAAGTCATCCTGTTTGAGCAGCACGGTTACTACCGCATTGTGCCGTCGCAGCGCCTGCCAGGAAAAAAACGAGGCAACAAAGGAACCCAGGCCTGGAAAAGCTTGAAATCTGAAGACCGGATTGTAACCGGACTGCTTGCGCACGGTATGCTGCAAAGGCCGCTTGCTGGTGCCTATATCGTTGATGGACGACAGTTGGAGAAATTCGAACTGGATGTAACACCAACAGCCGCACTTCCTGTGCAATACGCGCCACTTGACTTACATTCTGTGGTTACAGATATTATTACAATGCCGCAGAAATAA
- a CDS encoding citrate (Si)-synthase, whose amino-acid sequence MSLKEKLAEKITQHRERTTRLLKEYGSVKIDEVTIAQAAGGMRGIKSLVTDISYLDPDEGIRFRGYTIPEVLDKLPKVPGSEMPYVEGHFWLLLTGDIPTLEEAQELAEDLKDRRNLPEYVKDTLRAMPRDTHPMTMFAAGILAMQRESKFAADYKNGKYNKATGWESMYEDALDLMAKLPTLGAYIYRLKYKDDTVIASDPSLDLGGDFANMMGIATPYDDVARMYFIIHSDHESGNVSAHTAHLVASALSDVYYSYSAAMGGLAGPLHGLANQEVLKWIQETVEKNLGGKVPTKDELKRFVEETLSNGQVIPGYGHAVLRRTDPRYIAQREFALKHLQDDPLFEVVSMLFEVVPPVLSSLGKVKDPWPNVDAHSGVIQWHYGIVEYDFYTVLFGIGRALGVLSNIIWDRALGYPIERPKSVTTDMLEKWAGIQ is encoded by the coding sequence ATGTCATTAAAAGAGAAGTTGGCTGAAAAAATTACTCAGCATAGGGAACGTACAACCAGACTTTTGAAGGAGTACGGCAGTGTCAAGATTGATGAGGTTACAATCGCACAGGCAGCCGGCGGGATGAGAGGCATTAAATCGTTGGTAACAGATATTTCTTATCTCGATCCCGATGAGGGCATCAGATTTCGCGGATACACGATTCCCGAGGTGCTGGACAAATTGCCAAAGGTACCGGGCTCTGAAATGCCCTATGTAGAAGGCCATTTCTGGTTGCTTCTCACCGGCGATATTCCGACATTGGAAGAAGCACAGGAGTTGGCCGAAGACCTTAAAGACAGAAGAAACCTCCCTGAGTACGTGAAGGATACCCTAAGGGCTATGCCGAGAGATACCCACCCGATGACCATGTTTGCGGCAGGCATTCTGGCGATGCAGAGAGAATCGAAGTTTGCTGCAGATTACAAAAATGGTAAATACAATAAGGCTACTGGTTGGGAATCAATGTACGAAGATGCATTGGACTTGATGGCGAAGTTACCAACTCTTGGAGCCTATATTTATAGATTGAAATATAAGGACGATACAGTCATTGCCTCTGACCCTTCTTTAGACTTAGGCGGTGATTTTGCCAATATGATGGGAATTGCAACTCCGTATGACGATGTGGCGCGTATGTACTTTATCATCCACTCTGACCACGAGAGCGGAAACGTATCTGCCCACACAGCCCACTTGGTGGCATCCGCGTTGTCTGATGTGTATTACTCGTATTCTGCAGCGATGGGCGGTTTAGCGGGCCCGTTACATGGTCTCGCCAACCAGGAAGTTCTGAAATGGATTCAAGAAACTGTGGAGAAGAACCTGGGAGGAAAAGTTCCAACAAAAGACGAGTTGAAGAGGTTTGTTGAGGAAACACTGTCAAACGGCCAAGTGATTCCTGGGTATGGCCACGCTGTTTTGAGGAGAACGGATCCACGCTACATAGCGCAAAGAGAGTTCGCGTTGAAACATCTCCAAGACGATCCACTGTTTGAAGTCGTCTCTATGCTCTTTGAAGTGGTTCCGCCAGTTTTGTCATCGCTGGGAAAAGTCAAGGACCCGTGGCCCAATGTGGATGCTCATTCCGGTGTTATCCAGTGGCATTACGGGATTGTTGAATATGACTTCTATACGGTACTGTTTGGCATTGGCAGAGCACTGGGAGTATTGTCAAACATCATCTGGGACAGAGCCCTTGGTTATCCCATCGAGCGACCAAAATCTGTCACGACAGACATGCTCGAAAAATGGGCTGGTATTCAGTAA